From the genome of Eucalyptus grandis isolate ANBG69807.140 chromosome 2, ASM1654582v1, whole genome shotgun sequence, one region includes:
- the LOC104455968 gene encoding receptor-like protein EIX2, which translates to MARDSSLYIILVSISILAWLSACDGNIPARNCSESDKEALIDFKNGLQDPHYLLSSWQGNDCCRWQGIGCDERTGGITSIDLHGDSGTYDGRLSGEIRPSLARLKSLRFLDLSSNNFDGVPIPEFIGSLENLRYLNLSIAGFHGAIPPSLGNLSNLQYLGLSSEFSTSKANNLGWIFGLGSLKYLALDGVDLSMVNSMWISVLNGFPSLSMLHLSNCHLSGLISSPGLVNFTSLAVLDLSSNNFNSEFPQWLLNVSSLVSVDMSNNGLYGRIPLGLGELPRLQILILSGNHNLSASCTQLFQGSWKRIEVMDLASNKIHGRLPTSIGKMTTLINFDLSWNLVGGGIPSAIGSLCSLVKFDLSSNNLTGTLPEILQRGSETCDSLSSLPNLRYLTLTGNRLRGYLPSWVGQLKHLEELTLDYNFLEGPIPSSLGTLKNLTVLKLGGNQLNGTLPLDLGQLSELDVLDVSFNHLSGTLSEEHFANLRKMKTLDLQSNSFTLNVSVDWMPPFQVWELGMGSCQIGPSFPAWLRHENEITYLDFSNASISGPVPNWFWDISSNFSVLNMSLNLLQGQLPNPLPVGFFARVDLSSNLFQGPLPRPISEIQLLDLSKNQFSGGIPQSLSKYMPNLIFLSLSSNKMTGGLPESIGKMLWLQVIDLANNNLSGRIPPSIGNCLFLQVLDLQNNSLSGLIPASLGQLQLLQSLHLSNNKLSGDLPSSFKSLSSLEMLDIGNNQLNGTIPRWMAEGFIKLRILSLRSNALSGEIPHELSSLSSLQVLDLAENNLTGKIPSSFGDFKEMVEGQARIKYLFYGRMFADNYYEENFPVTTKSQRQSYTKTLSLVTCIDISGNSLDGEFPEEMAKLGGLLILNLSRNSIGGQIPKGISGMSQLLSLDLSSNKLSGAIPQSMSSLSFLSYLNLSDNNFLGKIPYTQQMTTFDPSSYYGNPGLCGAPLNVTCPADEPDKPGTTEDGGGVDEFIDQWFYLSVGLGYAAGILVPAVVLHIKSSWADAYFDFIDRIVRRWLPIGNKRAKLQRNRRRGWR; encoded by the coding sequence ATGGCGAGAGATTCATCCCTCTACATTATACTAGTCTCTATCTCCATTTTAGCATGGCTATCGGCTTGTGATGGCAATATCCCCGCTAGGAATTGCTCAGAGTCTGATAAAGAAGCTCTAATTGACTTCAAAAATGGCCTTCAAGATCCTCATTATCTCCTGTCCTCATGGCAAGGAAACGATTGTTGCCGGTGGCAAGGAATAGGCTGCGATGAGAGGACCGGAGGGATAACAAGCATTGATCTTCACGGCGACTCTGGTACGTACGATGGTAGGCTGAGTGGAGAAATTAGACCTTCATTAGCGCGACTCAAGTCTTTGAGATTCTTGGACTTGAGCTCAAATAACTTTGATGGTGTACCAATTCCTGAATTTATTGGTTCTCTAGAGAATCTGCGGTATCTGAACTTGTCAATTGCCGGATTTCATGGTGCAATTCCTCCAAGTCTAGGAAATTTGTCAAACTTGCAGTATCTTGGTCTTTCTTCTGAATTTTCTACCTCAAAGGCTAACAATCTTGGGTGGATATTTGGTCTTGGTTCTCTAAAATATCTTGCGCTTGATGGAGTGGACCTTTCAATGGTCAATTCCATGTGGATCAGTGTGCTAAATGGGTTTCCGTCGTTGTCCATGTTGCATCTGTCCAATTGTCACCTATCTGGTCTGATATCATCACCTGGTTTGGTGAACTTCACTTCACTCGCTGTTCTGGACCTCAGCTCCAACAATTTCAATTCAGAGTTCCCTCAATGGCTTCTGAATGTAAGCAGCCTTGTTAGTGTTGACATGAGTAACAATGGTCTATATGGAAGGATCCCTCTTGGTCTAGGCGAGCTACCACGTTTGCAAATCCTAATTTTATCTGGAAACCATAATCTCTCGGCCAGTTGCACTCAGTTGTTCCAAGGATCATGGAAAAGGATAGAAGTTATGGATTTGGCTTCTAACAAAATACACGGACGACTTCCCACTTCCATTGGGAAAATGACCACTCTTATTAACTTTGACCTTTCTTGGAATTTGGTTGGGGGAGGAATACCGAGCGCCATCGGTTCACTTTGTAGTTTAGTTAAATTCGATTTATCCAGCAATAACTTGACAGGTACTTTGCCAGAAATCTTGCAAAGGGGATCCGAAACTTGTGATTCCCTGAGTTCTCTGCCCAATTTGAGGTACTTGACATTGACCGGCAATCGGCTAAGGGGTTATCTGCCAAGTTGGGTGGGCCAACTTAAACACCTTGAGGAACTTACCCTTGACTATAATTTTCTTGAAGGGCCGATTCCTTCTTCTCTTGGGACTTTGAAGAACCTCACCGTTCTAAAACTTGGTGGGAACCAATTGAATGGGACTCTTCCCCTTGATCTGGGACAGCTTTCTGAGTTGGATGTTCTCGACGTGTCTTTCAATCATTTATCAGGTACACTATCTGAAGAACATTTTGCAAATCTACGCAAAATGAAGACCTTAGATCTCCAATCCAACTCTTTCACTTTAAATGTCAGTGTTGACTGGATGCCTCCATTCCAAGTCTGGGAGCTTGGCATGGGATCGTGCCAAATCGGTCCGTCTTTTCCCGCCTGGCTTAGACATGAAAATGAGATCACCtatcttgatttttcaaatgCCAGCATTTCGGGGCCTGTGCCAAACTGGTTTTGGGACATTTCTTCGAATTTCTCTGTCCTCAACATGTCTCTAAATCTGTTGCAAGGCCAATTACCTAATCCATTGCCAGTAGGTTTTTTTGCACGTGTTGATCTCAGCTCTAACCTTTTTCAGGGACCGCTCCCTCGTCCCATTTCTGAGATTCAATTGTTAGACCTCTCTAAGAACCAATTTTCAGGTGGCATTCCGCAAAGTTTAAGCAAATACATGCCGAATTTGATCTTCCTCTCCCTTTCATCCAACAAAATGACTGGTGGGCTCCCAGAATCTATAGGAAAAATGCTATGGCTTCAGGTCATTGACTTAGCAAACAACAATTTGAGTGGACGCATTCCTCCAAGCATAGGGAACTGCTTATTCCTACAAGTACTCGACCTGCAAAACAATTCTTTATCTGGGTTGATACCCGCATCTTTGGGCCAATTACAATTGCTTCAGTCTCTGCACCTTAGCAATAATAAGCTCTCAGGAGACCTTCCATCTTCATTCAAGAGTCTGTCCAGCTTAGAAATGCTAGATATTGGCAACAACCAATTGAACGGCACCATACCTCGATGGATGGCCGAGGGTTTCATCAAGTTAAGAATTTTAAGTTTGAGGTCCAATGCACTTTCTGGAGAAATTCCTCATGAGCTCTCAAGTTTAAGCTCATTGCAAGTGCTAGATCTTGCAGAAAACAATTTGACAGGTAAAATTCCTTCAAGCTTTGGAGATTTTAAAGAAATGGTGGAAGGGCAAGCTAGAATCAAGTACCTATTTTACGGGAGGATGTTCGCAGACAATTACTATGAAGAGAACTTCCCAGTGACCACGAAAAGCCAGCGCCAATCGTACACCAAGACTCTTTCCCTTGTCACTTGCATAGACATCTCTGGGAATAGTTTAGATGGAGAATTTCCAGAAGAAATGGCAAAGCTGGGTGGATTGCTCATTCTAAACTTATCAAGGAACAGCATTGGTGGTCAGATTCCTAAAGGCATTTCAGGCATGAGCCAACTGTTATCCCTTGATCTTTCAAGCAACAAGCTTTCTGGTGCAATCCCTCAAAGTATGTCGTCGCTGTCgtttttgagttatttaaactTATCCGATAATAATTTCTTGGGCAAGATTCCTTACACACAACAGATGACGACATTCGACCCTTCCTCGTACTATGGAAACCCAGGTCTTTGTGGTGCTCCCCTTAATGTGACATGTCCAGCTGATGAACCGGACAAACCAGGGACAACTGAGGATGGTGGTGGTGTCGATGAGTTCATCGATCAATGGTTTTACTTAAGTGTCGGCCTTGGATATGCTGCCGGTATCTTAGTTCCAGCCGTGGTCTTGCACATCAAAAGTTCTTGGGCAGATGCATACTTTGATTTTATAGATAGAATTGTCCGAAGGTGGTTGCCGATAGGAAACAAGAGGGCGAAGCTTCAGAGAAATAGGCGACGAGGGTGGAGGTAA